The genome window AGTGATCCAGTATTTACTTCATATTAATTAAATTGGAAGATATTATGAAAATATTTATTGATTCTGCTGATATTAATGAAATTAAAGCTGTTGCTGAACTTGGTGTTTGTGATGGTGTAACAACAAACCCTACGTTAATTGCAAAATCAGGGCACGATTTTAAAAGTATTCTTTTAGAAATAATTAATATAATACCTGGCCCTGTATCAGCTGAAGTTATTTCAGCTGATGCCAAAGGAATGTTAAAAGAAGCCGAAGAACTTGCCAAAATTGCTAATAGTATTGTTATTAAATTACCTTTAACACAAGAAGGCTTAAAAGCCTGTAAAGCTTTGACTGGGAGAGGGATTAAAACAAATGTAACTTTATGTTTTAGTGTTGGCCAAGCGCTCTTAGCTGCAAAAGCAGGTGCAACTTATGTTTCTCCTTTTATAGGCAGATTAGATGATATTGGTGAAGAAGGAATTCGCTTGATATCAGAAATAAAAGAACTTTATTCTGCTCATAAAGTGGAGACAAAAATATTAGCTGCTAGCATTAGAAATCCACGGCATGTAACCGATGCTATTATTGCTGGAGCGGACATAGCTACAATTCCTTATAAAGTTCTTTTACAATTATATAAACATCCTTTAACTGAAAAAGGTTTATCCCAGTTTTTAGAAGATTGGGAAAAATCTGGTCAAAAAGACATTGTCTAAGTAAGATAAAAATTAATTATGAGCATTTTAATATTTACAGGTAATTCTGGAAAACTATCCGAATTTAAAAATATGATTTCATCGAAAGAAGAAATCATTGGATTATCAGAGTTAGCAAAAATTACCGAAAAGAATTTGCCAGAAGCAGATGAAGACTCTGATTTATTTAGTACAAATGCTTTTATTAAACTTTATAAAGCCTTAGAGTTTCTATATACAAATAAAGATTTAAAATCAGTCCGTGAAATAAAATCGATTATAGTTGATGATTCTGGACTATGTGTGCCTAAATTAGGCTTTCTGCCGGGAGTGCATTCAGCAACTTTTGGTGGATTACCACGCAGTGATACAAATAATAGAAGAAAACTTTCTAGTGAAATTAATAAAATTGTAAACTTAACAAATGATAATGAATATAGATTACAAGCTTTTTTTGTTTGCTTTTTATTTGAAATAAAAATTCATGATCTAGAAAAATTTTCTTTCATAAAAAATAATTCATTTATTCAAGCATCACAATTTATAAATTCTTCCTTAGAAAGTTTTGAAAGAAAACTATTAGAATCGGTAAATTTATCAAATATAGGTGATTATAGTACCTCTAAGTTATCTTTTAATGATTTTCATCCCTCTTTTCCAACAGAAAATTTAGTAGATATTTATTTTGGCTATTGTTGTGGGGAAGTCTCCAATCTTGAACAAAATCTTATTCCTGGTGCAGGTCATGGATATGACTCTCAATTTTATTCGAATGCATTTAAAAATCTTTCATTTGCAAGTATAACATTAGAAGATAAAAATAAAATTAGTCACAGAGCGTTTGCTATGGAGGCTTTAAATAAATCCTATGGGAAAAGTAAATAAGCCACAAATTTTTAGTAATGAATTTTGCCAAAAATTCGATATTCAGTTTCCTATTATTCAAGCTCCAATGGCAGGTGGAGGATCGTGTCCTAAACTTGTTTCAGCTGTTGGAAATAACGGTGCAATTGGTTTTTTAGCTGCGGGATATCTATCAGCAGATGATTTAGAAAAACAAATTATAGAAACAAAAAAGCTTACTAAAAAACCATTTGGTGTAAATTTATTTATTATTGACAGAGAAAAATTAATTAAAGCAAAAAAACCTGCAAATATAATTAATATTGAAAAAGAATTAGGGTTTCATAAAAATAGTTTGTACTCTGAAGTTATTTTAGACGAAGAAATAGAAAAAAAATTAGATATAATTATTAAGCATAATATTCAATTTGTAAGTTTTACTTTTGGATTACCTGATAAGAAATATTTAGATATGCTAAAACAAAGTTCTACATATTTAATTGGAACGGCAACAAATATAATTGAAGCAAAATTAATTGAAAATTCTAAACTAGATGCCATTGTTGCGCAAGGAGTAGAAGCTGGTGGGCATAGAGGCTCTTTTTTAAATCATAAAATTAATGATGAAATAGGTTTAATTTCCCTTTTAGAAGAATTAACTGGGAATTTAAACTTACCAATTATTGCTTCTGGTGGAATAGTTAGTGGTAAATCTATTCTGGCAGCAAAAATATTAGGAGCTAAAGCTTGTCAGATAGGCACTGCCTTTTTATTAACAGAAGAAAGTGGAATATCCCTTAAATATAAAGAAGCTTTATTAAATTGTCATGCGCATGAAACAATATTAACAGATAAAGTTTCAGGTAAAAAAGCAAGAGGCAAAATAAATACATTAATTAGTGAATTAGAAACAAAAAAAGGAACTAAATTTAAATTTCCTGTGCAGAATTTTTTTACAAAAGAATTACGTGGATTTGCAAATAAAAATAATTTAGATGAATATTTATCACTCTGGTGTGGACAAAGCGTTTGGAAAATTAAGAAGATAAAGTCTGTAGCAAACTTAATTGAAGACCTTAATAATGAATTTAATGAAGCTTTAGCATTAAACAAAAAAAATTAGAATTATTCAAATAAACTACATGAAATAGGACAGTTTTTATCGATATAAAAAATTTTCTTATTTTTGAGATAAAGTTTGCACTCTTTTTGGTTTTTTGAATATAAATAACTCATAATTGTATCACTACATTTTAATGAAAATTTTGGGTTTGCAAAGTTTTCAAGACACTTATTATTACTTAAAGAAACATCATTCCTTTCCATAGAATTAGGTTTTCCCATTAAAGCTAATGTTGTTTCTAATGTTTCTCCTATATCAACTTTTAAGCAATTTTTTAATTCTGTATTTAGTTCATGAATTGATCTATCATTTTGACTTAATTCAATCCGACTACTTGTAAATGAGTCGTTAGAAATTTTTGAAAAATCACACTGACCACCATAATTGTTTAATTTTCCATCTAAAAACTCAATAATACAAGAATCATATCGCCACTGACCTTGTGATGGCGAAGCTAAAGTAGGATTTCCCCATTTTTCTAAAACTCTATCTTTTGAATCGCCACATACTAATTTTTCCTTACTACCTGTAACGAGTGAAGCGCAGTTTGACGTAGTATTTTTACTTTTATTTAGGTAATTACTTTTATTGTTTGAATGAATATATCTTGAAACATTTGCTCTTGTTACTTGCGCCCAAGGACCTAAACCTGGAACAAAATACAATAAGAACCAACCAAATTGTTTTTCACAGACAGGAATGTCTGACATAAATATTCCGTCTTTATAAAACAAAACATTTGTAATGGTATCTCCGCCAGCATTTTTTGCTCTCATCTTTAAATCATTAATAATATCTTCAGCTAATATATTACAAGGTGTCCAAATAAAATCTCTTTGAACACTTTCAACTTTTAAATTGGTCTCTTGAATAGAATTATAATTTTGAGAGTAGGGCAAAGATTTATCAATAGAACCAACTGAGGAAATACAACTAGATAAAATTGGTAAAGACATTAATTGAAGAAATAGAAACGGTTTTACAAGATTCAAGAAAGTCTCCAAAAATATAATTTGTTAACATTTTTTTTTTATTTTGTTCATTAAGAAATATTTTAAGGTTTAAGAATGTAATTTTCGAAATGAACAAAATACTACTTGCATTTATTAATATTCTATAAAATTTTCAATATTTTTAGTTTTTTGCTAAATGAATAGAAGTATAAAAAGAAATTATTCTTCTTCAAATTCTGTTAAGGAGGGGCCCCAAGATGGTTGCTTTGCTTCTATTAAAGGAATATCTAATGCTTTTTGGAAAGCGCCGTCTTTATTCATAACATACAATTTTTTTGGTCCATTTCTTGCTCCTTTGGCAGTTCTATCGGATTGAAAAATAATAAATCTGCCATCAGGAGACCAAGTTGGTTTTTCATTGTCACCTTGATTTAACGTTAAGCGTTCTATTTTGTTGCCATCAGCATCAATTTTAAATAAATCCCAACGATCAATATCTCTATCATAACTTCCAAAAGCAATAGATTTACTATCTGGTGTCCAGCTGGCAGATGCATTATACCAACCTGCGTAAGTAATTCGTTTTGTTTCGTTAGACACTAAATCTTTAATAAAAATCATTGGTTTTCCAAATTTTGTACTTGTATAAGCTAATAGTTTACCATTAGGTGAAAATGCGGGCTCCACTTCAATTTGGCTAGTATCTAAAAGTAACTTTTTGTTACCTCCAAATTTATTCATCGTAAAAATGTGTGTTGCTCCTGCTGGTGTACTTGCAGAAAAAGCAATTGTATTTCCATCAGGAGACCATGAAGCACCAGAACTATTTTGTATGTTACTTACAAGTTTACTTTCTTGTTTTGATATAAGATCAAAATTGTATATTTCGGGTTTACCAGATTTATAAGAAGTGTATGTAATTTTTGAACCATCTTTTGCCCAAGTTGGACTAATATTTACCGCTCCATTATTAGTTATTTGTTTAAGATTTCCACCATCAAAGTCAGCAATAAATATTTGACCATATCCTGATGCTTGCCTTTTTCCAACAAAAACTATTTGCGACATAAAAGGGCCTGGGGTTCCAGTTAATGCTCCTACAAGAACATCTCCAAATCTTTTTAGTGCTATATCAGCTGTTTTCATATTTAAATTAGTATATAATTTACCTACTAATTGATTTTGTGATTTTACATCAAATAGCCTGAATTCAATATTAAATTTATTTGCACTAGTTGCAGGAGTAAATTTTCCAATAATTACATATTCAGCTTTTAAAAGTTTCCATTGGGCTGCTTGAAATGGTTGTAAAGCAATATTTGCTGTTTTTGGAAATGACTCTATTGGAATAAATTCAAACCAATTTGTAAATCCAAGGATTGAATTCATTCGTTTAGTAAAGTTATTTAAATCATTTTTTGAAATAGGTACTGCTTTGTCTGTACTTTGAAAAGAAGGAATTGCTATTCTTATTTTTTTTACACTGGGAGCCCCTACATCTATCGTATTATCTAACTTTCCTTCAGAAACAAGATCTTCACCTTCTAAATTTCTTTTGGTATTTTTTGTTGCGTTTTTATTTACAGGGTCTTTTTGATTTGTCTCAAAGGAACTGGTTTTTCCTTTAAGATTAAATGAAGAATCTGATTGAGAATAAACAGAAAATGACAAATTAAATGAAGTTAAAGCACAAATAAAATAAATAAATTTATTAGAAAATAAATTGGTCATAGTAAATCCTTTTAACGAACATCTTTAGGAGTATACATTGCTTCAAAGCTTTTTGGTGGATTTATGTCCTTAGGTGGAGGTTGAGACAATGGAAATGTACTTTCAACGGCACTTAATGCTAATTGGTCAAATTCTTTATTACCACTAGATTTTACAACTTTTGGTTTTCCAATAAGATGACCATAAGGGTTGACAGTAAATTCTATTCTTGCTTTTAAAGCGGGATTAAAGCTACTTCCTTCTGAAACGCTCCAGTTTTGCTTTAATTGCCTACCAATATAAGCTTTATAACTATTATAGCTGATGCTACTCACCTTTCCTTCTAAAACCCCAGATGGAGCTTCGGCAAAAGGACTATCCGGTATGTCGCTAGGGGAAGCGAAAGGGGATTTTGGAATAGCGTTTTTTTCAATTTTCGCACCTTCAGGCTTTGCCAAATTCTTTTCTCTAATACCATCTGCTTTTTTTGTACTTTCTTTTCTTGTATCAAGTTCTTTTCTTTTTAAAAAATCATCTAATTTTACTTTTTGTTTATCTTGATCGGGTAGGGGGCCAATAGGTTTATCTTTGTCCATTTTTTCTTTAGGATCTTTTTTTTCTGCGACTTTTTTTCGATCATTTTCTCTATAAACCAGATCACTATTTGGATTGTCAATAGCTTCATTTTTTTCTTCAGAATTAGGGGAGGTATCAGGAGCTATATTTTTTGTTAATTGTTGGAGTTCTCTAATAGTTTTTGTTGCTTCAGTTTCACCTTCATTTTTGTCAGTTGTATTTTGTACAGTTTGTGCTGCATTTTCATTTAAGCCAAAAGTTACTTCAACAATTTCAGGTTTTTCTTCGGTTATTTTTGAAACATAAGCAGAGATAAAAAAGGATGAAACAAAAAGAAAATGAACGACAAGAGCAATTAAAAAGTAAAATTGACCAGTTTTATAATATCCTTTTATTTCTAATGGGGATAAAAAAGGAATTTTAAAAGAGTTAGACTTTATATCAATTAATGGTTGTTTTATTCTTTTATTTAAAGGTAATTCATTAATCTTTATGTACCTTGGGCCTGAAAAAGAATGATCGATAAAAGGAGCTTTATCAGGATTAGAAAAGTAAATATTTGCTTTCGCAGAATAAGTCGATTTATTAAATTTGATCATGTTTTTTTCATCGACTTCAGGAAAACGATAAGATTTCAAATCTAAATGTATATTTTTATAATCATTCATTTTTTATCACGTTTGTTTTCGCCAACCATTCCTATTCTTTCTATACCAGCTTTTTGGGCTGCAGTCATAGCTGCCATAACTTTTCCATATGGAACACCATTATCAGCACGAATAAAAATTGAAGGATGTTCTTTATCTTTAGTTGAGTTCTTTAATACTGTAACAAGATTTATATCTTTAATAAACTCTTTTCCTATATAATAATCGCCGTTTTTATTTATAGATAAAACTAAGCTTTCACTAGACATTGATAAAGGTTTAGATTGAGACGTTTTAGGTAATTGAACATTAACTCCAGATATAGCAAAAGGAGCGGTTACCATAAAAATAATTAAAAGAACTAAACAGACATCAACAAAAGGTGTCATATTAATTTCAGCTATAAAATGACTTTTTCTTCTATTTTCTGATGAGCCTGTGTCATTATCAATTTGAAAAGACATATTATTTAGTCCTTTTTAAGCACTTTCGTTGTCTGATTTAATGGTATAATGTCTTTCTAAAATGTTAATAAAATCAGAAGAAAATCCATCTAATAAAACCAAATGTTTTCTTATTCTATTTAAAAGAATATTATAAAAAACAACCGCTGGTATAGCTACGAATAAACCGAGTGCTGTGGCAATTAAAGCCTCAGAAATACCAGGAGCAACTGATGCTAAACTAGAAGCGCCGCTAGCTCCAATATCGTGAAAAGCTCTTATAATACCAACAACTGTTCCAAATAATCCAATAAAAGGTCCTGCTGAAGAACAAACAGCAAGAATACTTAAATTAGTTGATAAATTTGCTTCTTCAAGCATTTTTTGTCTTGTAAGTGTTCTTTTAACTGTATCAAAAGAGATTGGTCCGCTGGCATTTCTTTTTTCACGAGTTTGTAGAACTCTTATCATTTCATTAAAACCAGAGCGAAATACTTCTCTTGCTGGACTGTAATCCATATCTTTAACTTTAAGATTTAGCTCAGATAGGCTTTTGGCTTCCCAAAAACTTGTTAAAAATCTTTCAGATAAACTGTGCATACTGCTTAACGATTTCATTTTGCCAATAATAACTGCCCAAGCCCAAATACTCATAATAGCTAATAAAAGCATTACAGCGAGTCCTACTGGGCCGCCATTCATTACTATTGATAGCCAATCTATTTTTGTTGAAGTTAATGCGTTATCCATTAAATTGCCTTCCGAATTTAATTAAAATTCACGAGAAATGATTAAATCTTTTTGAACAGCCAATTGCAATATTTTATTAGCAATATCTTCTTGTGAAAAACATGTTGAATCAAGAGAAAAAGCATCGTTTGCTGGTTTTAATGGAGAAAGTGTTCTATTTAAATCTCTTTCATCTCTTTCATGTATTTCTCTTAAAATTTCTTTAATGTCAGCATTTTGACCATTTTGCGAAAGTTCTTTTTTTCTTCGTTCAGCTCTTTCTTCTGCTGAAGCTGTCAAAAATATTTTTAAAGGAGCATCAGGAAAGACAACGGTTCCCATGTCTCTACCATCAACAACTGCTCCACTATTATTTAAAACAACCCTTCTTTGAATAGGAAGAAGTCTTTTCCTTATAAAGTCTTCTTGTGCAAGAATACTTGATAATTCTGAAACAAATGGTGACTTTATTTCATGAGAAATTTCTCTTTCACCAATAAATACTTTTCCAGTTGATGATTCTTGTCTATATCTTTCAGAAATAAAAGAAATAAAACGTTCAATATGCTCAACGTCAGTTATTTTCATATTTGATTCATGAAAAAGTAATGCTAATGTTCGATAAATTGCACCAGTTGTAACATAAATCCAACCTAGTTTATGAGCTACAATTTTTGCAACTGAGCTTTTTCCTGAACCCGCAGGGCCATCAATTGTTATTACTTTCAATTTATTCTCACTAAAATTATTTTCTAATTCTAACATGGTATCCTCATTTAAAGGCCAAGTGAGGATTCAACCTCTTCCCAAGATTCATCCCAGGATTTTGTTATTGGCTTTTCCGTACCTATTTTGGAAATAGGTGATGCGTTATCGAATGAACCAATCTGCATATATTTTCTGACTCTATCAAGCTTTAATTCTTCTTTTGACATTTTTTGTAATAAATTTAGGTTTTTTTCAAGAGTATCACCAATGGTTTCTATCGTTTCTTTTGCTTTCCAATGCGATCCCCCAAGAGGTTCTTTGATAATACCATCAATAATTTTGTTTTTTAAGGCTACATCTGCAGTTAAGCCAAGAAGATTTGCAGCTCTGTCAGCTTGACTGCCATCCTTCCACAAAATTGATGCACAACCTTCAGGAGAAATCACGCTATAAGTAGAATATTCCATCATGAAAACTTTGTTTGCCACACCTAATGCCAGAGCGCCTCCGCTTCCTCCTTCACCCAAAACAACTGAGACGATAGGCACAGATAACCTACTCATAACCATAATATTTTTAGCAATAGCCTCGCTCTGTCCTCTTTCTTCTGCATCCATTCCAGGATATGCACCAGGTGTATCAATAAAAGTAACTATTGGCAGATTAAATCTTTCTGCAAGATTCATGATGCGTAATGCTTTTCTGTATCCTTCAGGTTTGGGCATGCCAAAATTTCTTTTCATGTTTTCTTTGGTGCCACGTCCTTTTTGATGCCCAATGATCACGACTCTTTTATTTCTAAATAAGCCTATCCCGGCAACAATTGCTTGGTCATCAGCAAAGTTTCTATCTCCATGGAGTTCAATAAAATCAGTGCATAATTGATTCACAATATCCAAAGTATATGGTCTATTTGGATGTCTTGAGAGCTGGGTGATTTGATATGGAGTTAAGTTAGAATAAATTTCTTTTGCAAGAAGTTCAAATTTATTCTCAAGAATACAAATTTCTTCATTTAATTCTTTGGTATCATCTATTTTGTTAAGTAAAATTGAGGATTGTTGAGCTGCAATTCGAAGTTCAGATATTCTATTATAGAGTTCTTGGAGGGGTTTTTCAAGTTGCAAAATATCCATTTTGTTTTAATCCTCTTAAAGTGCTGTTATGTCACAACGAGTACAGCTCAAAACTAACTTCGAGCAATGTTAAAGTTGGTAGCAAAATTGAGTGAAATGGTCAAAAAAACTGAGGTAGTTTGCTATGAGTCATCAAGAGCCTACAAAGCAAAACGACGATTTAAAATATAATATGCGAGATATGGTGGCTGATTCAACTAGTGTTAGTTGGGTTGATGGTATTAACGGAAGATTATTTTATAGAGGTATTAATATAGCAGAATTAGCAGCGCATGCTACTTTTGAAGAAACTGCTTGGCTATTATTAACTGGAAAACTACCCACAAAGAGTAGATTAGATAGTTTTCAATGGGGACTAAGTAACATGTCCCATTCACAAGAAAAAGTAATAAGGATTATAGAAGAATTCCCTCAATATTCTAATCCCTTATTGGTTTTACAAACCTGTTTAGCATCATTAGCATGCATTGATAGGGAAGATGAATATTTAGAAGAAGAAAATTATATTGAAAAAGTAATGAGAATTATTTCTCAAACTCCAGTTATTTTATCTGCAGCGTATAGGCACTATTTAGGTGTTCCTTTATTAGAACCTCGATCGGATTTATCTTTTGTTGAAAATTTTATTTATATGTTATTTGGAAAAATTCCAACT of Pigmentibacter sp. JX0631 contains these proteins:
- a CDS encoding non-canonical purine NTP pyrophosphatase; translation: MSILIFTGNSGKLSEFKNMISSKEEIIGLSELAKITEKNLPEADEDSDLFSTNAFIKLYKALEFLYTNKDLKSVREIKSIIVDDSGLCVPKLGFLPGVHSATFGGLPRSDTNNRRKLSSEINKIVNLTNDNEYRLQAFFVCFLFEIKIHDLEKFSFIKNNSFIQASQFINSSLESFERKLLESVNLSNIGDYSTSKLSFNDFHPSFPTENLVDIYFGYCCGEVSNLEQNLIPGAGHGYDSQFYSNAFKNLSFASITLEDKNKISHRAFAMEALNKSYGKSK
- the fsa gene encoding fructose-6-phosphate aldolase translates to MKIFIDSADINEIKAVAELGVCDGVTTNPTLIAKSGHDFKSILLEIINIIPGPVSAEVISADAKGMLKEAEELAKIANSIVIKLPLTQEGLKACKALTGRGIKTNVTLCFSVGQALLAAKAGATYVSPFIGRLDDIGEEGIRLISEIKELYSAHKVETKILAASIRNPRHVTDAIIAGADIATIPYKVLLQLYKHPLTEKGLSQFLEDWEKSGQKDIV
- a CDS encoding acetyl-CoA carboxylase carboxyltransferase subunit alpha codes for the protein MDILQLEKPLQELYNRISELRIAAQQSSILLNKIDDTKELNEEICILENKFELLAKEIYSNLTPYQITQLSRHPNRPYTLDIVNQLCTDFIELHGDRNFADDQAIVAGIGLFRNKRVVIIGHQKGRGTKENMKRNFGMPKPEGYRKALRIMNLAERFNLPIVTFIDTPGAYPGMDAEERGQSEAIAKNIMVMSRLSVPIVSVVLGEGGSGGALALGVANKVFMMEYSTYSVISPEGCASILWKDGSQADRAANLLGLTADVALKNKIIDGIIKEPLGGSHWKAKETIETIGDTLEKNLNLLQKMSKEELKLDRVRKYMQIGSFDNASPISKIGTEKPITKSWDESWEEVESSLGL
- a CDS encoding biopolymer transporter ExbD — its product is MSFQIDNDTGSSENRRKSHFIAEINMTPFVDVCLVLLIIFMVTAPFAISGVNVQLPKTSQSKPLSMSSESLVLSINKNGDYYIGKEFIKDINLVTVLKNSTKDKEHPSIFIRADNGVPYGKVMAAMTAAQKAGIERIGMVGENKRDKK
- a CDS encoding nitronate monooxygenase, whose protein sequence is MGKVNKPQIFSNEFCQKFDIQFPIIQAPMAGGGSCPKLVSAVGNNGAIGFLAAGYLSADDLEKQIIETKKLTKKPFGVNLFIIDREKLIKAKKPANIINIEKELGFHKNSLYSEVILDEEIEKKLDIIIKHNIQFVSFTFGLPDKKYLDMLKQSSTYLIGTATNIIEAKLIENSKLDAIVAQGVEAGGHRGSFLNHKINDEIGLISLLEELTGNLNLPIIASGGIVSGKSILAAKILGAKACQIGTAFLLTEESGISLKYKEALLNCHAHETILTDKVSGKKARGKINTLISELETKKGTKFKFPVQNFFTKELRGFANKNNLDEYLSLWCGQSVWKIKKIKSVANLIEDLNNEFNEALALNKKN
- the cmk gene encoding (d)CMP kinase, which produces MLELENNFSENKLKVITIDGPAGSGKSSVAKIVAHKLGWIYVTTGAIYRTLALLFHESNMKITDVEHIERFISFISERYRQESSTGKVFIGEREISHEIKSPFVSELSSILAQEDFIRKRLLPIQRRVVLNNSGAVVDGRDMGTVVFPDAPLKIFLTASAEERAERRKKELSQNGQNADIKEILREIHERDERDLNRTLSPLKPANDAFSLDSTCFSQEDIANKILQLAVQKDLIISREF
- a CDS encoding MotA/TolQ/ExbB proton channel family protein, whose product is MDNALTSTKIDWLSIVMNGGPVGLAVMLLLAIMSIWAWAVIIGKMKSLSSMHSLSERFLTSFWEAKSLSELNLKVKDMDYSPAREVFRSGFNEMIRVLQTREKRNASGPISFDTVKRTLTRQKMLEEANLSTNLSILAVCSSAGPFIGLFGTVVGIIRAFHDIGASGASSLASVAPGISEALIATALGLFVAIPAVVFYNILLNRIRKHLVLLDGFSSDFINILERHYTIKSDNESA
- a CDS encoding cell envelope integrity protein TolA, which codes for MNDYKNIHLDLKSYRFPEVDEKNMIKFNKSTYSAKANIYFSNPDKAPFIDHSFSGPRYIKINELPLNKRIKQPLIDIKSNSFKIPFLSPLEIKGYYKTGQFYFLIALVVHFLFVSSFFISAYVSKITEEKPEIVEVTFGLNENAAQTVQNTTDKNEGETEATKTIRELQQLTKNIAPDTSPNSEEKNEAIDNPNSDLVYRENDRKKVAEKKDPKEKMDKDKPIGPLPDQDKQKVKLDDFLKRKELDTRKESTKKADGIREKNLAKPEGAKIEKNAIPKSPFASPSDIPDSPFAEAPSGVLEGKVSSISYNSYKAYIGRQLKQNWSVSEGSSFNPALKARIEFTVNPYGHLIGKPKVVKSSGNKEFDQLALSAVESTFPLSQPPPKDINPPKSFEAMYTPKDVR